The Panicum hallii strain FIL2 chromosome 5, PHallii_v3.1, whole genome shotgun sequence genome contains the following window.
TGGCCCCAATTCATCTTCTTTGTCTTACCCAATGCAAATTTGTTGCCGTGCTTCATTTCTTTATCCAGTATCACTAGCAAGTAACTCTCCTGCCTGTCAAACTCACAAAGCAGAGCGTCGCAGCAGCAAGGCAGACCACACAACAGCAGATGTTCTCTCTCGTGCCTTCCTGCGACGAAAGAGGTGAGTAGTGCGTACTCAGTCCTTTTCTTCATACGCTTGCGAATATTTTTTACATTAAATTTCCTTGCAGGCAACATTCCGTTCAGGAGACAAATGCTTATCCAGGTAGCCATTTTAATGTCTCTAACGTGACCACTGTAGGAATTATCATCTTTTCCATGAACATCACAACATCACAATATCTATTTATTTTCTATGTATATAGTTCATAGTTTCATTGCTCATGTGTTACTTACATATATTTATTTTCGTCACAGGACTTCCTAGTGATGCTTCATCAAGTTATGCGGCGTTAAATATGAAAACCAAACATATCGCTCCAAAGCCCACCGCTCCTGGAGGCAAGTTTAGCTCCCCCACTTTGTGCCCGTCAGTTGGTACTAGTGCTACTGTTTCAGTTCTCTGCATAATGCAGTAGTTAAGCATAGCATTTGAGAGCACCAGGCTTATTAGTGCGTTGCTGTTGCGCCCATGGCACTTGAGTTTGTTTCTACACATAATTAGGCCTTTTCCTCATTTTGTGGGCTACTGTGGCACCTTTTATTTGAGACCTGTTGGACACCTTGACCTTGAATGGTTTCTGCAATGTATATAAACCATATCATGCCACAAATATGCTATGCATTTGCTCTCCATTCCATGTTGTTGCTCAGCACCTAAAAGGTATATGATAAGGAAAAACCAAGGCATGTAAATATTTTTTAGATCAGGTTCATGATAGCTTGTGATGAAGGTTGTCAAGATCCTGTGTGAACAGAAGGGAATTAAGACTTGTTATTTAACTCAAGTCAAGATGCATATAATTGATAGAATTAGTTATCCTTGGTGCAAATCCTTCTCTTAATTGTAGATTACTAAAACTGGCTTAACTATGAATTATGTGAGAGAATGCTCTTCTGTGTGCACACTGGATCATTGGCTTTACAATCAGATAACTGAGTTAAAGAGATGGCTGTTGTTAACTACCTAGTTACTTGTATTTTTGAATTTAATAAAAGGCAAACCGTTATTTTTTGTTGTTGTTGAGGGAGGCAAATATCTCATTTTGCAGGATATAAAAATAACAGCAAGCAGTTGTATGTATGAATAGGGACATCCATGTCTTACTGATACTAATGCCACAGTTCAATTAACCATCCCAATGACATGTTGATAATTGTTAATAGCAGCATGGGTTTGCATAAAACGACTAAACCTAAACAGCCCTTGTTAAAGTGAAGTTATGTATTGATGCAGCCCACTTATCCCCCATTTAGTGTCACACAAATTgtcctctctctttcttttttctatTTTGGTGCAGTCATTTTCTCTGGGAGATCATGAGCAAATAACTGAATTCGAATTTTCCCTTGTCATTGTGTAAACAGAGCAGCAGGCAATGGAGAATGTGGAGAGAGATGTAAAGAAACAGGACCCCTCTCAGCTTTGAAGCAATATATGACATGATGGGTGCATGCCTTGAGCCTATTCTTGTTGTGTTTATTTTTATTTGTTGGCTTCTGACAGACATGCCTAGTTGTTTGGAATGTTGAAGGCAGCAGCATCATATTGCTGCAATGTGATGTAAATGCATTAGCTTTATTATAGGGGCAGATGCTATCTCAGTGTTGATTCGCGTATGGTAGTTGTGAAAATAAGTAGCCAGTGCACTCCCAGTTTCTGCATGATCCTAAATGGAGCTGGATTAATCTGACTGCATCTCGATTTTAATCATGGTTGATGCCTGGATGTCAAACAATGCTGTTGTTGCTGGAATTAAAACTAGGTCAGAGGAAGGGTAAGGGATGAAGAGAGCACGGGTTGACAGGAATGACTTGTGGGGGTCTTGTGTTGGGTGGGTCCACATGCATATAAGAGCTCATTTGTGATAAAAAGATACTAGGTGTAATCATAAATGACTTGAATTAATAAATCACCAAGTACTTTGGGTGTTTCATCATCTCTATATTATTTTTCCCTGTGTTATCGTTCATATAAACAGATTGAAGCTAACTATTATCAGGACGCGTCCAGTGTCCCTGGCTAGAAGCTTCATTTTTTTTAAAGTTTGAATTAGATCATGGTCAAACATTTGTTTTAATGGATAACTTGACGGAGCCAATCTCGATTCAGAGGAGAGAATTGACGGCCTCTGTGTCACGTGGATCAGAAGCCCACTGGGCCTGAAGGCCTTGAGATTTCATTTGGGCCATATGTTTCGCAGAAAGGCCGCACCTTTGTGTTTGAGATCAcgtaaaaagaaaaggaaagcaaACAAAACGGGAGTCACGAACTAGGGGTGTTTTCGTAATTCCCAAGGTGCACATCTGGCCTCGGTGGATCCGCCCGGCGGCGGAGAGAGCCAGGAGCCCAGGAGCAAATAATATTCGTCTCTGGTCCTCAACGTACTCTGTATTTGCGAAAAGATACAAACACCTCAGTCTCTCGTCAAATTCATATAATTTAGTTGACAACCAAATACAAAGAGTATTACAACCTGAGCTCATACAAGTGGTGTAAGATCGTATATCCGTCATAATAGAGTACTTTCTAGCTGAAAATTCTGAACAGATCTTTTTGATCCAAAACGTGGGTAGAATGACCATTTTACAGTACAAATCGGGTCAAGGGGCTTTTTCACAAAAAAACTTAGATCAAAGGATGCAAAAGGATCTCAAGATAAAATTTCATTCAACCTACTCCTTTCTCTCGTCTGCCACCAACCCACTTCCCCTCGAGGGCTTCATATTCCTCGCCGTCGCTTCCTAAACTCCAAACAAGCAGCGATCGCACGCACCAAAAACATATGGCGATGGCGACGGTGAAGCTGAGCTCCCCGGCCGCAGGCTTGCTCGCTGGCGGCCGCACCCGCCGAtccgcgcccgcgcgccgcgccacgGTGATCCGCGCCACCTCCGGCTCCTACTCCGACGAGCTCGTCTCCACCGCGGTGAGGGTCCCCACCAAACCCTATATCCCCTTCCCAAATTGTTGTACCTCTGCGACGTCAGTAGGGGCGGATTAACTGCGGGAGGATCTGGGTTTTGGGGTGTTGCACGTGTCGTAGGCGGGCGATCTGTGATGTGGTGATGGTTCGTTGTTGGTATCTGGTGATCTGTGAATAGTGATGGCCTGATGGGGACTGTTCGGCAGGACTAGGTTGGTGGGGCACTGCGGGGAGGGCCGAAATTATTTCCTGGTTTACTCGATTTTAATCAATTTTAGGTTGAAATATTTTCGTGGTAGCTATTTGTCGCGATTCTCTTTGACAAAGTGGTATGCATGTTTCTAGGGCGACGTGTACTTCAGTCAACATGTTTTGCTTGAATGCAAGCTGCCTCACTCATCTCATTTTTTTCCGTGCAATTAAAATTGACTGACTTAGAAGTGTTTTATGAAATTGGGATGTTGTAGTTGAATTGTTTTATTTAAAAGTGTCAAGCTGTGTTGCAGAAAGTCTTGCTGCCTGTGCTTGTATCAGCTCAAATATCCCATAGAAATATGCTTAGTTGAATAGTTGAATTGAATTGACATGGTTTACTTTACTGTTCCTGGTTTCTCCTAGACTCCTAATTGGTTATCATGTGAATAGTGTGCTTACTGATGGCTGTTAGTTTTGATTAACTGATTAGCCCCATCAATGCACCCACTCTCTGTTATTGTTCATTGTGTGATCCACTTATGGTTAATATGATTTAGGACTATCTTGATTGTCTGCCTTTGGATAGGCACTTAAAAGATAAAGTGCATTTGAAGTCTATCGATAACTTTCCTATTAGCATAGAATTCATGGGAATGTTGATCTAAAGACACTCTAGGGTCACCAAGTTGGTTCAAGGAATTGAAGGCACTGCAAGCTTTTGACCTTTTGTTCCATTTTTTCTACGTTAGTGTAACAATCGTACATCTATTTGTTGAGAATTAAAATGCTGATGTGGGATTCTGTGCATCTGATTAATATTTCAATGCAAGGATCTTCAATATACAAAATTTACATGAATTGCGAAAGTAGGATTTTGTTAGTTTTAATCTGATTCTTCAATTGAGTTGAGCACAATGTGTTTTCTTTTACACTTTGTCCTCTGTACTGTGGATACATTAGGGGTTATGTGATATCAGCTGTAGTACTTCTTTTTATCAGTGTCTGTCGATATGTTGATTAGAGCAAGCATGTCAACCATACTTTGAGATATGTGTTTCAGCTAGTCGAATCGATACTCATGACTGTTTCTTTGGATGAAGTTGGGTATGGCAATCTGTTTTTTCTAAGTTCTATAAGCCATTTCCAATCTCCCACTATTGCTCATTTGTTTTAACCATGATGCTAATTTAATATTTTCCCCACTATTTGCCACTATTGGTTTTCTTGAATGCTAATCTAATGTTTATAACTTTCCTCTGTGCAGAAATCTGTTGCTTCCCCTGGGCGTGGTATTCTGGCAATTGATGAGTCAAATGCAACATGCGGaaagagattatcatccattgGTTTGGATAACACAGAAGCTAACCGCCAGGCTTACAGGCAGCTTTTACTGACAACTGCTGGCCTTGGTGAATATATTTCTGGTGCTATTCTTTTTGAGGAGACTCTTTATCAATCAACTACAGATGGCAAGAAGTTTGTTGACTGCTTGAAGGATCAGAATATCATGCCTGGCATCAAGGTTGACAAGGTATGTATGCCGTGATCTGATGATCATCATGTTAGTCCGCAAAATGCTACTAGCATTATGATTCCCATtacttgattgctttgatttgaTTAATCAGGGTTTGGTTCCATTGCCTGGATCCAACAATGAATCATGGTGCCAAGGTCTTGATGGTTTGGCTTCAAGGTGTGCTGAGTACTACAAGCAGGGGGCACGCTTCGCAAAGTGGTTCGTTCATACTCTCACTATGCATGCACAACTAATCTTATTGGTGTTTCATTTCTAAAGTTGCTAACTTGCTATGGCATATTGATCTTCTCCAGGAGGACTGTTGTTAGCATCCCTTGTGGTCCATCTGCATtagcagtcaaggaagcagCATGGGGACTTGCTCGATATGCTGCTATTGCTCAGGTAACGAAATAAACTTGCAACTGTGGAAACATCTTGTGGTAAAATCTTGTTTGATGGCTTATGGAGCTTTTGTGAACAACCTTATCTGTATTCATTTGAGCACTTGTGCTGATACTCATTAGTCATGCACTCATGCTGCTGTTAAGATATGGTGCTTGAATACGGGTCAAGCTTTATTTAGACAGAAGGATGTATGAAACAGCTTTTATTTTTTGTTGAACCTGGCATGTTTCTAAACATCTAATGGTTTAGACACACTTTACAAGTTAACATGCAATTAGAGCTGACACTATACAAATATTCTTTGAGTGAAGCAAAAAGAAAGAATACATCGTAATAGTTACTACAGACTTTTACAGCTTGACGTGGCTATATGCTCGACTACTTTGCATCGCTCAGAAATAATTTGTCATCTTTGCTTATCATGTTTCAACATGAATAATCTGCAGGACAATGGGTTAGTGCCTATTGTGGAGCCAGAGATCCTTCTTGATGGAGACCATGGGATTGAAAGAACTCTTGAGGTGGCAGAGAAAGTGTGGTCTGAGGTATTCTTCTACCTGGCCCAAAACAACGTTCTGTTTGAGGGTATCCTGCTGAAGCCGAGCATGGTCACCCCTGGAGCTGAGCACAAGGAGAAGGCTTCTCCAGAAGCTATTGCGAAGCACACACTAACAATGCTTAGGAGGAGAGTGCCACCTGCTGTTCCTGGAATCATGGTATCGTCTTGACTCTTAGAGTAACAAATACCCCATACAGAATCAGATCAAGAGGTATAACTCTGGTTTCTTCTGCAGTTCCTTTCTGGTGGACAGTCTGAGGTGGAGGCGACTCTGAACCTGAACGCAATGAACCAGTCTCCAAACCCGTGGCATGTGTCTTTCTCCTATGCCCGGGCTCTCCAGAACTCGGTGCTGAAGACATGGCA
Protein-coding sequences here:
- the LOC112895089 gene encoding fructose-bisphosphate aldolase 3, chloroplastic — encoded protein: MAMATVKLSSPAAGLLAGGRTRRSAPARRATVIRATSGSYSDELVSTAKSVASPGRGILAIDESNATCGKRLSSIGLDNTEANRQAYRQLLLTTAGLGEYISGAILFEETLYQSTTDGKKFVDCLKDQNIMPGIKVDKGLVPLPGSNNESWCQGLDGLASRCAEYYKQGARFAKWRTVVSIPCGPSALAVKEAAWGLARYAAIAQDNGLVPIVEPEILLDGDHGIERTLEVAEKVWSEVFFYLAQNNVLFEGILLKPSMVTPGAEHKEKASPEAIAKHTLTMLRRRVPPAVPGIMFLSGGQSEVEATLNLNAMNQSPNPWHVSFSYARALQNSVLKTWQGRPENVEAAQKALLVRAKANSLAQLGRYTGEGESDEAKKGMFQKGYTY